The Umboniibacter marinipuniceus genomic sequence CACGAAAGAAGCGCTGTTTTGCACTCTCGCGATCATCAACCTTGAGGTATTCTTCACCAAGCTGGATATAGGCGTCGCGGGCGGCATTGGGATTACGTTCACCCAAATCACCGGTAGTAGTTGTGGTACAAGCGGCTAGCCCAGCAACCACTGCAAGCGGCATTAGCAGCTTGGTAACGCGTTGATGGAGCTTTATCATTTTTGTCATCTGCTTTTCCTAGTTAGCAATCAGCCAACGGATTAAGGAACCTGCTTGACTGGAATAATTTTTTCTTGATCTTGCGCTCGTGCTTCGTAACGTTCACGGCGACGAGTCCTGTCGTAGAACTGACCCGCTAACTGCCCACAAGCGGCATCGATGTCATCGCCGCGAGTAGTTCGAATTGTTACGACATAACCAGCATTGTGCAGGATATCGCGAAAACGATACAGCGCATTATTGCTAACCCGTTCTAGGTCTGACAAGGGAAACGGGTTGAAAGGTATTAAGTTTACCTTACAGGGAATATCGCGCAATAGCTCAGCTAATTCTTCAGCGTGATGCTGACGGTCATTGACCTCTTTGATAAGCGTATACTCAATTGTGATATCTCGCTTATCAGACAAGCCCGTAATATAGCGCTTAGCCGAATCTAAAAGTTGTTTGATTGGATATTTCTTATTGATAGGAACAAGCTGATTACGCAGTTCATCATTGGGTGCATGCAGCGATATTGCTAGGCACGCGTCGGTGTAGTCACCCATTTTGTCTAGCATTGGTACCACGCCAGACGTAGATAGCGTCACTCGGCGCTTGGAAATTCCATAGCCGAAGTCGCTCATCATAATGTTCATTGAGTCCATAACATTGTGGAAGTTCATCAGCGGTTCGCCCATGCCCATCATCACAACGTTGGTAACTTTACGATCACCCTTGGGCTCAAGCTGACCGAAGGATTTTGCCGCAATGAATACCTGGCCGATAATCTCGGCAGCCGTCAAATCACGGTTAAAACCTTGCTTGCCTGTTGAACAGAAAGAGCAGTCAAGCGCACAGCCCACCTGCGATGAAACGCAAAGGGTTCCGCGCCCAGCTTCTGGAATATATACGGCCTCTACATTTTGCCCTTCGCCAACGCGAATCAGCCATTTGCGAGTTCCGTCTTTCGAATCCCAGCGCTGAACAACTTCTGGAGGCGTTATTTCGGCAATGTCCTTCAGTTTTTCGCGCAGCGATTTACTGATATTGGTCATTTGATCGAAATCTTCCGCCCCCAGATGGTGAATCCACTTCATAATCTGTTGGGCACGGAACGACTTCTCACCAATACTGGCAAAAAATTCAGTCATTTTTTGCTCGGACATACCCAGCAAATTGACCTTTGGCGTTACCTGTTCAACTGTCATAAAGTTACCTTCACCATTGCCGACGCTAAATTAGCGTGGGCAAAGCTCTGTTGCGGCGAAGAAGTAAGCAACTTCACGCGCTGCAGAAGTAGTAGAGTCAGAACCGTGAACCGCATTCGCGTCAATTGACTCAGCGAAGTCTGCACGGATAGTGCCCGCATCAGCTTCTTTCGGGTTTGTCGCGCCCATCAAATCACGGTTAGTTAGTACCGCGTTCTCACCTTCAAGCACCTGAACCATTACTGGACCAGAAGTCATGAACTCAACCAAAGCACCGAAGAAAGGACGCTCAGCGTGCTCAGCGTAGAAGCCTTCAGCTTCTTTCTGTGAAAGGTGCTTCATCTTAGAAGCAACAACCTTTAGGCCTGCTTTCTCGAAACGAGTGTAGATTTCGCCGATTACGTTTTTTGCAACTGCGTCAGGCTTGATAATAGAAAGAGTGCGTTCGATCGCCATGTTTAAAACTCCATTAAGTCGATAAGTAGATCGCGAGCAACTGACAAAACACTTACTTCGCGCTCATTTTTTAAAAAATCGCGCAATTATAGAGTGAAGAACGAAGCTAAGCTAGTGAATTATAGATCAGAAAGGGTGGTAGATACGCGTAGCTGGTGCCGCCTCGATAGTAATGATTTACTAACGAGGCTAATTATTGAAAAAATTTGCGGCGCGAGGATTAAAGGGGCCAAGCGCCGGCTTTGCAATCGTTAAGTCCCGAGTGCTTACAGACGATCTAACATCGCGTACCACAACATGCCAGCAACCATTCCCGGGTAGCGCAACAGCGTACCACCAGGGAAAGTGTACGTAGGAGCGCGGCACAAGACATCAAATTGTTCCGCCGTGCCTGCCAGAGCGTCGGCAATTAGCTTACCAGCGAAAGAGGCCAGCACCACACCATGACCGGAATAGCCCTGTGCGTAGAAGACATTCTTACCTAGACGTCCGAAGTGAGGCATGCGATTCATGGTAATCGCCAAGGTTCCACCCCACGCATAATCAATTTTTACATCGTCCAACTGGGGGTAAATAGACAGCATCGGCTTGCGGACGAAATTGGCAATATCCTTCGGGAATTTCTTACCATAGTTTTCACCACCGCCAAAACAGAGACGATTGTCCGGGGTCAGACGCCAATAGTTCACCACAAACTTCGAATCTACAACCG encodes the following:
- the rlmN gene encoding 23S rRNA (adenine(2503)-C(2))-methyltransferase RlmN, with translation MTVEQVTPKVNLLGMSEQKMTEFFASIGEKSFRAQQIMKWIHHLGAEDFDQMTNISKSLREKLKDIAEITPPEVVQRWDSKDGTRKWLIRVGEGQNVEAVYIPEAGRGTLCVSSQVGCALDCSFCSTGKQGFNRDLTAAEIIGQVFIAAKSFGQLEPKGDRKVTNVVMMGMGEPLMNFHNVMDSMNIMMSDFGYGISKRRVTLSTSGVVPMLDKMGDYTDACLAISLHAPNDELRNQLVPINKKYPIKQLLDSAKRYITGLSDKRDITIEYTLIKEVNDRQHHAEELAELLRDIPCKVNLIPFNPFPLSDLERVSNNALYRFRDILHNAGYVVTIRTTRGDDIDAACGQLAGQFYDRTRRRERYEARAQDQEKIIPVKQVP
- the ndk gene encoding nucleoside-diphosphate kinase, with the protein product MAIERTLSIIKPDAVAKNVIGEIYTRFEKAGLKVVASKMKHLSQKEAEGFYAEHAERPFFGALVEFMTSGPVMVQVLEGENAVLTNRDLMGATNPKEADAGTIRADFAESIDANAVHGSDSTTSAAREVAYFFAATELCPR